The Maylandia zebra isolate NMK-2024a linkage group LG4, Mzebra_GT3a, whole genome shotgun sequence genome includes a window with the following:
- the LOC112434688 gene encoding G2/M phase-specific E3 ubiquitin-protein ligase-like isoform X1 — MVSQQTDLKPLRGKTLPLFITPEITAPDLLKQAVEKMRTFNKDLVEGPYVLLYPDCTEVINVPGTERPFRLADYKEEIGKNYNRISLFICPESHFKRGLLILYFDVFTYTTTNNVSTFSALIAEDGTSDSDPEIVITSRSTAEFNQADTLVFKPQDQSTPNGKHAEKEHAPGPSSIIQPCQIVISDTEDLDHQNETNPVMSPYSKYADLCAPCIEDEDEELVEVASPIDDRALEDVNINLPDIIANLSSAIHHGSVSRFNISRANVWDGAVRGFRRLSYSETNDMLVKFTDDSGILEEGLDAGGPKREFLSLLMKHMKDRPIFDGPEGRRFLVYNAKAVREDEYYLAGKMIAVSVVHGGPGPHFLSEELVHYLAGQTSVKATVASVTDDDIGKALQEIDSAGSVDVLRDCVIKHSTMLQVAGCLRHVSTVEEKKDIVSDYLRWYIIARNSSVIDRGDRFKEGLSALNFLSALQQHPTLLSPVLCHMEKKLTALELERLFKPDFSPSGSNRRRLESQTVGYWSDYLLDCEESQTAVSLGDVLMFATGLTSLPPSGLDPLPSLQFLDDSLFPMANTCLNLLKLPMITSYSLFKSNMDFGIQNSPGFGCF, encoded by the exons ATGGTGTCACAACAAACCGACTTAAAACCGCTAAGAGGGAAAACACTGCCCTTATTTATTACCCCCGAAATTACAGCCCCTGACCTCCTGAAGCAGGCTGTAGAAAAAATGAGAACATTCAACAAGGACTTGGTGGAGGGACCATATGTCCTTTTGTATCCTGACTGCACAGAGGTGATAAATGTGCCTGGGACAGAAAGGCCATTCCGATTGGCAGACTACAAAGAGGAAATAGGAAAGAACTACAACAGGATTTCTCTATTCATTTGCCCAGAGAGCCACTTCAAACGAGGTTtgttaattttatattttgatgtGTTTACATATACAACAACTAATAATGTGTCTACTTTCTCAGCTCTGATTGCAGAGGATGGTACCTCAGACTCGGACCCTGAGATTGTGATTACATCAAGAAGCACAGCTGAGTTCAACCAGGCAGACACATTG GTTTTCAAACCACAAGACCAGAGTACCCCTAATGGTAAACATGCAGAGAAGGA ACATGCTCCAGGACCTTCATCTATCATACAGCCATGTCAG attgTAATATCTGATACAGAGGATCTTGATCACCAAAACGAAACGAATCCAGTCATGAGTCCCTATAG TAAATATGCAGACCTGTGTGCCCCCTGCATTGAGGACGAGGATGAAGAGCTGGTTGAAGTTGCTTCACCGATTGATGACAGAGCACT GGAAGACGTTAACATTAATCTACCTGACATCATTGCAAACTTATCCAGTGCTATTCATCATGGAAGTGTCAGCAGATTCAACATCTCAAGAGCAAATGTCTGGGATGGAGCAGTCAGGGGTTTCAGGCGGTTGTCATACTCTGAAACCAATGACATGCTGGTTAAATTTACTGATGATTCTGGCATTCTAGAAGAAGGACTTGATGCAGGTGGCCCAAAACGAGAGTTTTTGAGTCTGctaatgaaacacatgaaagatCGTCCCATTTTTGATGGACCCGAAGGACGTCGATTCCTCGTCTACAATGCAAAGG ctgtaagggaggATGAATACTACCTAGCAGGAAAGATGATAGCCGTGTCAGTTGTGCATGGTGGTCCAGGGCCCCATTTCCTGTCAGAAGAGCTGGTACATTATCTTGCAGGCCAGACTTCAGTAAaagcaacagttgcctcagtCACAGATGACGACATAGGGAAAGCTTTACAAGAG ATCGACAGTGCTGGTTCAGTGGATGTCCTGCGTGACTGTGTCATAAAACACAGTACTATGCTACAGGTGGCTGGTTGTCTAAGGCATGTTTCCACAGttgaggaaaagaaagacattGTGTCTGACTATCTCCGGTGGTATATAATTGCTCGAAACTCATCTGTAATTGACAGGGGAGACAG ATTTAAAGAGGGTCTTTCAGCACTTAATTTCCTGAGTGCACTCCAGCAACACCCTACTTTGCTTTCCCCGGTCCTGTGTCACATGGAAAAGAAACTCACAGCCCTTGAACTTGAGAGACTTTTCAAACCTGACTTCAGCCCATCTGGAAGTAACAGGAGACGTCTGGAAAGTCAAACTGTGGGCTACTGGTCAGACTATCTGCTGGACTGTGAAG AATCACAAACTGCTGTGTCGTTGGGCGATGTTCTGATGTTTGCAACTGGGCTAACATCACTGCCACCTTCTGGATTAGATCCACTACCAAGCCTACAGTTCCTGGATGACTCTTTATTCCCGATGGCAAATACATGCTTAAACTTATTGAAACTACCAATGATAACTTCATATTCCTTGTTTAAATCCAACATGGATTTTGGAATTCAAAACTCCCCAGGATTTGGATGTTTCTAG
- the LOC101486058 gene encoding TANK-binding kinase 1-binding protein 1 has product MMDLFSRGELGLLGGGEGLRDDVAAHGIRWPPSRLPEDMYPPSGLALAAAYHDIKLRLASLERENSSIKRKLEHYEVKFPMITEFGEETILCCSCEPIIKDTSTIQSQTTNLQQRINSLTQELQKSKEREERLEEVIQAYEKIHLEKSNVQRDLDKMTTLVEQHVDRIRILESALRQRDSSLQKLSTELHSKDLHKSQLHASLDIPRDGPGPTLQSSCSLDALLDLKVQQLEAELEGAQNQAEGAFQREKAMRAEVQRLQHEVAKLREAQRQSQDLSSHCEHCDVEWIKKAGDEQVNLALAYTELTEELGHVRCLAAKQSDLLQHVSQEPAPQHLSPTSSQRASLSPDRLLPTPPSPMSSTEGSISYSHQQTSSRLRAKFQGRRSYSEVSNTSVNQKPPVHLLRDPVSTLPKPRHVHGDMQAYGQTKSQLCTSLVGLVRPASAHGAGVERGGGRGVERCGDNSLSSSPCHCVLDLDFPVAAEIHHFCHTDEPTEPTPLVTPPQSSDDEEDVCTYPSPVASPPHTLGAVGTGSSSPREQPLHSSFQSPRKQSHHPSFSALEGPTMLSCHLPPYVNTEHAQSWPSINLWMESEENAARSCPLCQLTFPTSYPDDALIKHIDSHLENSKI; this is encoded by the exons ATGATGGATCTGTTCAGCAGAGGGGAGCTGGGGCTgctgggaggaggagagggcCTCAGAGATGATGTGGCTGCGCATGGCATCCGCTGGCCACCCAGTCGTCTGCCAGAAGACATGTATCCGCCGTCTGGATTGGCCCTGGCTGCTGCCTACCATGACATCAAGCTCCGACTAGCCAGTCTGGAGAGGGAGAACAGTAGCATTAAAAGGAAACTCGAACACTACGAAGTCAAG TTCCCTATGATTACTGAGTTTGGAGAGGAGACAATACTGTGTTGTTCCTGTGAGCCCATCATCAAAGATACCAGCACTATTCAGTCACAGACCACCAACCTACAACAGAGGATCAACTCCCTCACTCAGGAG CTCCAaaagagcaaagagagagaagagagactgGAAGAAGTCATCCAAGCTTACGAGAAGATTCACCTGGAGAAAAGCAATGTCCAGAGAGACCTAGACAAAATG ACAACTCTAGTGGAGCAGCACGTGGACAGGATCCGCATCCTCGAATCAGCTCTCAGGCAGAGAGATAGTTCCCTGCAGAAACTCAGCACTGAGCTGCACAGCAAAGACTTACATAAGTCTCAACTCCATGCCAGTCTAGACATACCGAGAG atggtCCAGGGCCGACACTGCAGAGCTCCTGCAGTCTGGATGCCCTTCTGGACCTGAAGGTGCAGCAGCTGGAGGCTGAGCTGGAGGGTGCgcagaaccaggctgagggGGCTTTTCAGAGAGAGAAGGCAATGAGGGCTGAGGTCCAGAGGCTGCAGCACGAGGTAGCAAAGCTGCGGGAAGCACAAAGACAG tcACAGGACCTGTCTTCTCACTGTGAACACTGTGACGTAGAATGGATAAAGAAAGCCGGCGATGAACA GGTTAACCTGGCATTAGCTTACACGGAGCTCACAGAGGAGCTGGGTCATGTTCGCTGTCTGGCTGCAAAGCAGAGTGACCTTCTGCAGCATGTCTCACAGGAGCCTG CTCCTCAGCATCTCTCTCCAACCTCTTCCCAGCGTGCCTCACTCTCCCCTGACAGACTCCTCCCCACTCCCCCATCTCCTATGTCCTCAACTGAAGGGTCCATCTCCTATTCCCATCAGCAGACTAGCAGCCGCCTACGAGCTAAGTTCCAGGGTCGCCGAAGTTACTCAGAG GTATCTAACACATCAGTCAACCAAAAGCCCCCAGTTCATCTGTTAAGGGACCCAGTATCTACGCTTCCCAAACCCAGGCACGTCCATGGGGACATGCAGGCTTACGGTCAAACCAAAAGTCAGCTCTGTACCTCACTGGTGGGTTTGGTCAGACCAGCATCAGCTCATGGAGCTGgagtggagagaggaggaggaaggggcGTAGAAAGGTGTGGTGACAACAGCCTGAGCAGCAGTCCTTGTCACTGTGTTCTCGACCTGGACTTTCCTGTGGCTGCTGAG ATTCACCACTTCTGTCACACTGATGAGCCAACTGAACCCACGCCACTGGTAACACCACCTCAGTCTTCAGATGATGAAGAG GACGTATGTACATATCCATCGCCCGTTGCCAGCCCACCTCATACTCTTGGTGCTGTTGGGACTGGTTCATCGTCACCTAGGGAACAGCCCCTTCACTCCTCTTTCCAGTCTCCAAGGAAACAGTCCCACCATCCCTCTTTCTCAGCCCTTGAGGGCCCTACCATGCTCTCATGCCATCTGCCTCCCTACGTGAacactgagcatgctcagtcatGGCCATCTATTAAT TTATGGATGGAATCGGAAGAGAATGCTGCTCGGAGCTGCCCTCTGTGCCAGCTGACCTTCCCAACCAGTTACCCTGATGATGCCCTCATCAAACACATTGACTCTCACTTGGAGAACAGCAAGATCTGa
- the LOC112434688 gene encoding G2/M phase-specific E3 ubiquitin-protein ligase-like isoform X2 gives MVSQQTDLKPLRGKTLPLFITPEITAPDLLKQAVEKMRTFNKDLVEGPYVLLYPDCTEVINVPGTERPFRLADYKEEIGKNYNRISLFICPESHFKRALIAEDGTSDSDPEIVITSRSTAEFNQADTLVFKPQDQSTPNGKHAEKEHAPGPSSIIQPCQIVISDTEDLDHQNETNPVMSPYSKYADLCAPCIEDEDEELVEVASPIDDRALEDVNINLPDIIANLSSAIHHGSVSRFNISRANVWDGAVRGFRRLSYSETNDMLVKFTDDSGILEEGLDAGGPKREFLSLLMKHMKDRPIFDGPEGRRFLVYNAKAVREDEYYLAGKMIAVSVVHGGPGPHFLSEELVHYLAGQTSVKATVASVTDDDIGKALQEIDSAGSVDVLRDCVIKHSTMLQVAGCLRHVSTVEEKKDIVSDYLRWYIIARNSSVIDRGDRFKEGLSALNFLSALQQHPTLLSPVLCHMEKKLTALELERLFKPDFSPSGSNRRRLESQTVGYWSDYLLDCEESQTAVSLGDVLMFATGLTSLPPSGLDPLPSLQFLDDSLFPMANTCLNLLKLPMITSYSLFKSNMDFGIQNSPGFGCF, from the exons ATGGTGTCACAACAAACCGACTTAAAACCGCTAAGAGGGAAAACACTGCCCTTATTTATTACCCCCGAAATTACAGCCCCTGACCTCCTGAAGCAGGCTGTAGAAAAAATGAGAACATTCAACAAGGACTTGGTGGAGGGACCATATGTCCTTTTGTATCCTGACTGCACAGAGGTGATAAATGTGCCTGGGACAGAAAGGCCATTCCGATTGGCAGACTACAAAGAGGAAATAGGAAAGAACTACAACAGGATTTCTCTATTCATTTGCCCAGAGAGCCACTTCAAACGAG CTCTGATTGCAGAGGATGGTACCTCAGACTCGGACCCTGAGATTGTGATTACATCAAGAAGCACAGCTGAGTTCAACCAGGCAGACACATTG GTTTTCAAACCACAAGACCAGAGTACCCCTAATGGTAAACATGCAGAGAAGGA ACATGCTCCAGGACCTTCATCTATCATACAGCCATGTCAG attgTAATATCTGATACAGAGGATCTTGATCACCAAAACGAAACGAATCCAGTCATGAGTCCCTATAG TAAATATGCAGACCTGTGTGCCCCCTGCATTGAGGACGAGGATGAAGAGCTGGTTGAAGTTGCTTCACCGATTGATGACAGAGCACT GGAAGACGTTAACATTAATCTACCTGACATCATTGCAAACTTATCCAGTGCTATTCATCATGGAAGTGTCAGCAGATTCAACATCTCAAGAGCAAATGTCTGGGATGGAGCAGTCAGGGGTTTCAGGCGGTTGTCATACTCTGAAACCAATGACATGCTGGTTAAATTTACTGATGATTCTGGCATTCTAGAAGAAGGACTTGATGCAGGTGGCCCAAAACGAGAGTTTTTGAGTCTGctaatgaaacacatgaaagatCGTCCCATTTTTGATGGACCCGAAGGACGTCGATTCCTCGTCTACAATGCAAAGG ctgtaagggaggATGAATACTACCTAGCAGGAAAGATGATAGCCGTGTCAGTTGTGCATGGTGGTCCAGGGCCCCATTTCCTGTCAGAAGAGCTGGTACATTATCTTGCAGGCCAGACTTCAGTAAaagcaacagttgcctcagtCACAGATGACGACATAGGGAAAGCTTTACAAGAG ATCGACAGTGCTGGTTCAGTGGATGTCCTGCGTGACTGTGTCATAAAACACAGTACTATGCTACAGGTGGCTGGTTGTCTAAGGCATGTTTCCACAGttgaggaaaagaaagacattGTGTCTGACTATCTCCGGTGGTATATAATTGCTCGAAACTCATCTGTAATTGACAGGGGAGACAG ATTTAAAGAGGGTCTTTCAGCACTTAATTTCCTGAGTGCACTCCAGCAACACCCTACTTTGCTTTCCCCGGTCCTGTGTCACATGGAAAAGAAACTCACAGCCCTTGAACTTGAGAGACTTTTCAAACCTGACTTCAGCCCATCTGGAAGTAACAGGAGACGTCTGGAAAGTCAAACTGTGGGCTACTGGTCAGACTATCTGCTGGACTGTGAAG AATCACAAACTGCTGTGTCGTTGGGCGATGTTCTGATGTTTGCAACTGGGCTAACATCACTGCCACCTTCTGGATTAGATCCACTACCAAGCCTACAGTTCCTGGATGACTCTTTATTCCCGATGGCAAATACATGCTTAAACTTATTGAAACTACCAATGATAACTTCATATTCCTTGTTTAAATCCAACATGGATTTTGGAATTCAAAACTCCCCAGGATTTGGATGTTTCTAG